One Danio aesculapii chromosome 13, fDanAes4.1, whole genome shotgun sequence DNA window includes the following coding sequences:
- the LOC130239937 gene encoding zinc finger CCCH domain-containing protein 6 gives MAFVSLFSSPPSPALDKIMTDCELTGEEREDGELEDGEIDDEGISIEEVKEIKEESEEFDKDKEKGKEREKDEKSHRHSRKRHRKIKEKHRSKRKRRDRQKHHTPSSGSSSDSYDSEHERQDRRKSKKSKLMYRDHDGDFAQRENEPTKIQRSVQHKNSDLDKYSDYSEEKYDYDDEDDYSEELSKYKHAKESSGHGKGGTPKDQSKRSNIKGQQKQQQQQFGGQRGRGRGGVVGRGRGMLNKNKKLKGKNWGRGRGRGGEQIGGDVDSKGPPIFQKKRPIMSQEFINQHTVEHNGRHICKYFLEGRCIKGDQCKFEHDNVVPEKKKELCKFYVQGYCTKGDICIYMHSEYPCKFFHTGAKCYQGDNCKFSHEPLTDVTKELLDKILNTDEETVHEDELELENLRKQGIAPLPKPPPGVGLLPTPGPGSPTDGSKKIPSLFEIKVQPTVDLAQKIALRPNFYNSTSPPAGQFQGGPPFGSSPEDMQAGNMMSPPPNPSHSPHPGSIGSPPPSFTGPGIPQSPPCQPPPQGFPIPPPCQPPAFHGSMQHMSCPPINQQGAPFPPMPDVQMNMPFPNMGQMPSEFFKTLFSSQSLAQGATDEGPMQDSQQHGNTDSSGMQDFLPAVQKALLLHLNQNKQDSDSHREEGQGSTPSNRDKDETPNWYSSDDEEGSSVKAILNTLKKQNEMLKIQPSVAPADPRLQKERVVDPRIKADPRQRPPDPRKEDAVGDPRLARDPRKIKPSDAPKPDPHHRHPSVSHKTPGGEDDDECERELRERAVLIPLDPIPGGIQRDPRCQIKQFSHIRVDILLQRPAFSQTVIWAPEDLIPSLIPKQEHSINLPLPPLIADAQLNRSLSSPPDHPPSATLSPPDPRLAAARFKEGIVRIGSPPGRSVDPRHQDKPTDPRTHKTLDPRINRSGSLDSKLPITKESPTERVDPRIQRASSNQPVGVEKSEKLPPYAPRLASSMGAGLESPTTLLGGISLYDPRNHSLLSPKREGEEEPKKSGILKPPSTKLSPSHGSPEKDDKNTIEDSKSSASVSIPPVPTVMPASPCSPVLAAAPAVHNLPIQALAGLIRPAYTDPRQNKPVGSTGANAQEEEEDKDSKKKDRPLRDVFKTFDPTASPFCQ, from the exons GGAGGACGGTGAATTGGAAGATGGAGAAATAGACGATGAAGGCATAAGCATAGAAGAAGTGAAGGAAATCAAGGAAGAGTCTGAAGAGTTTGATAAAGACAAAGAGAAGGGAAAAGAGAGGGAAAAAGATGAGAAGTCACACCGGCATTCCCGAAAACGACACAGGAAAATTAAAGAAAAGCACCGGTCAAAGAGAAAGAGGCGAGACCGGCAAAAG CATCACACTCCGTCCAGTGGCTCCAGTTCAGACAGCTACGACTCCGAACATGAACGTCAGGACAGACGTAAGAGCAAGAAGAGCAAATTAATGTATCGTGATCACGATGGAGATTTTGCACAG CGGGAAAATGAACCCACAAAAATCCAGAGATCAGTGCAGCATAAGAACAGTGATTTGGACAAATACAGTGACTACAGTGAAGAAAagtatgattatgatgatgaggaCGATTACTCTGAGGAGCTGTCCAAATACAAGCATGCTAAAGAGTCGTCTGGTCATGGTAAAGGTGGGACACCTAAAGATCAGTCTAAGAGATCAAATATAAAGGGACAGCAAAAGCAACAACAGCAGCAGT TTGGTGGGCAGCGTGGCAGAGGTCGTGGTGGTGTTGTTGGCAGAGGACGAGGAATGCTGAACAAAAATAAGAAACTGAAGGGCAAGAACTGGGGCAGAGGCCGTGGTCGAGGAGGAGAGCAAATTGGAGGAGATGTG GACTCTAAAGGTCCACCCATTTTCCAGAAAAAGCGTCCAATCATGAGTCAGGAATTCATTAATCAGCATACGGTTGAACACAATGGAAgacacatttgtaaatatttcctCGAGGGTAGATGCATCAAA GGTGACCAGTGCAAGTTTGAACATGATAATGTTGTTCCAGAGAAGAAGAAAGAACTGTGCAAATTTTACGTCCAGGGATACTGTACCAAAGGAGATATTTGTATATACATGCACA GTGAGTATCCTTGCAAATTCTTTCACACCGGAGCAAAGTGTTATCAAGGAGACAACTGCAAGTTCTCCCATGAGCCTTTAACTGATGTCACCAAGGAACTTTTGGATAAG ATCTTAAATACAGATGAGGAAACTGTCCATGAAGACGAGCTTGAGTTAGAAAATCTGAGAAAACAAGGAATTGCCCCCCTGCCTAAACCCCCTCCAGGTGTTGGATTATTACCCACTCCTGGGCCTGGAAGTCCCACAGATGGAAGCAAGAAGATCCCTTCTCTGTTTGAGATCAAAGTTCAGCCTACTGTGGACTTGGCACAGAAAATCGCTCTAAG GCCCAATTTCTACAACAGTACATCGCCCCCTGCTGGACAGTTTCAAGGTGGTCCACCGTTTGGCAGCAGCCCTGAGGACATGCAGGCTGGCAATATGATGTCTCCTCCACCCAATCCTTCCCATTCTCCTCATCCAGGCTCAATAGGGAGTCCTCCACCATCATTCACAGGTCCAGGAATACCCCAAAGCCCTCCATGCCAACCTCCACCCCAAGGCTTTCCTATTCCACCTCCATGCCAGCCACCAGCTTTCCACGGCAGCATGCAGCACATGAGCTGTCCTCCAATCAATCAACAGGGGGCTCCATTTCCACCCATGCCTGATGTGCAAATGAACATGCCTTTTCCAAACATGGGCCAGATGCCCTCAGAATTCTTCAAGACTTTGTTTAGCAGCCAGTCTCTTGCTCAAGGGG CTACAGATGAGGGACCCATGCAGGACTCTCAGCAACATGGTAACACCGATTCCAGTGGCATGCAGGACTTCCTTCCGGCTGTACAGAAGGCTTTGCTTTTACATCTTAACCAGAACAAGCAGGACTCTGACTCTCACAGGGAAGAGGGACAAGGGTCTACACCTTCCAACAGAGATAAAG acgAAACTCCTAACTGGTACTCCAGCGATGACGAGGAGGGCAGCAGTGTAAAAGCAATCCTCAACACGCTCAAGAAGCAAAACGAAATGCTGAAAATCCAACCCAGCGTGGCACCAGCTGACCCAAGACTCCAGAAGGAACGTGTTGTTGACCCTCGAATAAAAGCAGACCCACGTCAGCGTCCGCCAGACCCCAGAAAAGAGGATGCTGTTGGAGACCCCAGGCTTGCCAGAGACCCACGCAAAATAAAACCTTCAGATGCCCCCAAACCTGACCCTCATCATCGGCACCCCTCCGTGTCCCACAAAACACCAGGAGGAGAGGATGATGACGAATGCGAAAGAGAGCTTCGCGAACGTGCAGTTTTAATCCCTCTAGATCCCATTCCCGGAGGAATCCAGCGAGACCCGCGCTGTCAAATTAAACAATTCAGTCACATCCGGGTGGATATTCTCCTCCAGCGTCCGGCTTTTTCTCAAACCGTAATTTGGGCTCCAGAAGACCTCATCCCGTCGTTGATTCCCAAACAGGAGCACTCCATAAATCTGCCGCTTCCACCGTTGATCGCTGATGCGCAATTAAACCGTAGCCTTTCATCTCCACCGGATCACCCTCCATCTGCAACTCTGAGTCCTCCAGATCCACGTTTGGCCGCCGCACGCTTTAAAGAGGGCATCGTGCGGATTGGAAGTCCTCCTGGTAGGAGTGTAGATCCTCGCCATCAAGACAAACCTACAGATCCACGCACTCATAAAACACTCGATCCCAGAATAAACCGCTCCGGAAGTCTAGACTCCAAGCTTCCTATTACAAAGGAAAGTCCAACTGAAAGAGTTGATCCAAGAATACAGCGAGCGTCCTCAAACCAACCGGTTGGTGTGGAAAAATCTGAGAAGTTGCCTCCGTATGCACCACGTCTGGCTTCATCGATGGGTGCTGGTCTTGAAAGCCCGACCACATTGTTAGGGGGGATTAGTTTATATGATCCACGTAATCACAGCTTACTTTCTCCGAAACGTGAAGGCGAAGAGGAACCTAAAAAGTCAGGTATACTAAAGCCGCCGTCTACGAAGTTGTCTCCTTCTCATGGATCGCCTGAAAAAGATGATAAGAACACTATTGAGGACTCTAAGAGCAGTGCAAGTGTTTCGATTCCTCCAGTGCCTACAGTAATGCCGGCGTCTCCTTGTTCTCCTGTTTTGGCGGCAGCTCCAGCAGTGCATAATTTACCCATTCAGGCACTGGCAGGACTGATACGGCCTGCATATACTGACCCACGGCAAAACAAACCTGTCGGCTCCACTGGTGCAAATGcacaggaggaagaggaggacaAAGACAGTAAGAAGAAAGACAGGCCTTTAAGGGATGTCTTTAAAACATTTGACCCTACAGCATCGCCATTCTGTCAgtaa